TCACCGGGCACAACATTGCcgcacacatactgtacatgcaaataaatgctaCCTCTTAAGACCCACGCTCTTGTTTTgatatgcaatttttatttctctttgctatttggacttattggaacccaataagtataaaaactaagcatcatctttttacatgatgtagttttagagaaaaatgttgtccacatatgtggacactGGGTCTGAATCAccataaagcacaataaaatcaataatacaGTTTTTGTGTAactctttatttacatagttttgaacatgttttgaacaagttatactgtaattacaataataacacattattaataacacatatttacataattttgaacattttttgaacaagttatactgtaattacaataataacacattattaataacacatatttacatagttttgaacatttttgaacaagttatactgtaattacaataataacaacacattattaataacacatacaaacatagttttgaacattttttgaacaacaatgacaataataacacattaacacatacaaacatagctACTTAtgaaattctaaaaagcagTTGCGCTCGGTTTGTACACACAAGAACACCTTGCAGGTCACGCAACGCACTCGGGTTCTccctgtgcagcctgctgctctgcaccgtGCGGCATTCTTCATATTTACCATCTCTGGGAGATGTGCATTTGCCCTCCTGCGGACAGACACATGGGGCACTGCCAGCACTGGGCGTTTTTTACTTTCTGAAGAGTCATCATctccctctgacagctctggagAGTCTGCATCCTCTTCTTGGCTATGATGCTGGGCCAAGAAGGTCCTGGCCACGTCCATGCGGAACTCCAGGAACTGCATGATGCTCTTCCTTGGTGCCCCACACGTTGCCAGATCTTTTCGATACAGTAGCCAGCTGTTGGCTAAAGCCAGATCTGTGAAGTGCATGAGCATCCTAATTGTCCATTTCTTGGTACGGCTGCTCATGCGATAATAACTGATCATTCTGTCGATCAGGTCAACTCCACCCATTTTCATGTTGTACTCCCGAACAATGCATGGtcgggagacagacagacacatatttttttgtttttttatcccAGCGCTGGCAGGTATCTTCAGGCTGTGTCCCATGAACAGCTGAGATCATTAGAACTGGTTTGTTGTCGAACCACTTAACGACACACAACTGTCCATCTTCACTAGAAACTTCTTTGGAAGTTCCTCTTCCGGAAGTTTGCATAGTTTTGTCTGTGGGTAACTTCTGCACCGCTGCAGTGACCCGGTTCTTCATTACTGTACCGGTAAGGTacagctccttcttcagcaTTTGCTCCGCACCTTGGATGCTGGTGAAGAGCCGGTCACAGTACACTTTTGTGCCACGATGCAGGGTTTTACACAGACGCGCCATAACCAAACTTCCCAAACCCAGACCCTCTGGTTCTTCGACCTGTTCGCGCAATGCAGCTGAACCTTGATAGAGGTCGAAGTCCAGCACAATGCCATCTGTTGTGGCACAAACAAAGTTCTTAATACCAACAGGGTTTGGCTTCATGGGCAAATACTGCCTACATGGACAGGCTCCTGTGAAGGGAATCATCTGTTCATCGATGGATACAGATTCAGGCCGAGCCTGAGACCTGCAGCCTTGCAAAATCCTATCGACGAAAGGTCGCACCTTCCAAAATTTGTCCCGCTTCCTGAGGTCTTCTggcacatcatcatcaatcaggaCTTTTAATGATTGCCTCAGCCTGAAAAATCTGTCCCGAGTGAATCTTTCCGTTATGGGAGTGAcactgatggacctggaccagttcATCCTTATTTTGGGGTATGGGAGACAGGACATTAGGATACAGGCACCAAAAAAATGGTAGACCTCATCTATTGATGTTCTGAGTAGGTCCCCACTCCTACTCAGTGACACAGCGTTGGTGCAATCAGCTATGTTTTTTATCAAATTGTGATCTATGTACTGTTCCACATAGTTCAGTGGGGTCCAGCCATTCCGATCATGCTCCGTTTCATCCTCATTCGGAAAATCCATGAGGTTGGGCATGAATGGAGCTGCCCTCCAGCGCATTCCACGTCCTGCACAAGAATCAAAATACAAATTGTGCTTATTGCGAAGTGACTCACACAAGCAATTCACTGAGGTGTATTAGTGCATAACATAGTTGAATATGAGTGAACATTTATATGAAATTTTATGATTTGCCTTCAAGGCATGCCAAAATaagaaccattattattattacctttaTAAGATTGTCCCTGCTTGGG
This genomic stretch from Takifugu flavidus isolate HTHZ2018 unplaced genomic scaffold, ASM371156v2 ctg473, whole genome shotgun sequence harbors:
- the LOC130520675 gene encoding uncharacterized protein LOC130520675, which codes for MDGDTSELDLSDNDDDILDASYQPQPQEQSSTEDESSGDEYPIPHPTEQSRGRKRLRGEDNGSGSGAARSNTPRSSCRTRHEADGSNDGPEEPTTGPSPNPKQGQSYKGRGMRWRAAPFMPNLMDFPNEDETEHDRNGWTPLNYVEQYIDHNLIKNIADCTNAVSLSRSGDLLRTSIDEVYHFFGACILMSCLPYPKIRMNWSRSISVTPITERFTRDRFFRLRQSLKVLIDDDVPEDLRKRDKFWKVRPFVDRILQGCRSQARPESVSIDEQMIPFTGACPCRQYLPMKPNPVGIKNFVCATTDGIVLDFDLYQGSAALREQVEEPEGLGLGSLVMARLCKTLHRGTKVYCDRLFTSIQGAEQMLKKELYLTGTVMKNRVTAAVQKLPTDKTMQTSGRGTSKEVSSEDGQLCVVKWFDNKPVLMISAVHGTQPEDTCQRWDKKTKKYVSVCLPTMHYLALANSWLLYRKDLATCGAPRKSIMQFLEFRMDVARTFLAQHHSQEEDADSPELSEGDDDSSERGQMHISQRW